A region from the Lutra lutra chromosome 1, mLutLut1.2, whole genome shotgun sequence genome encodes:
- the TMEM212 gene encoding transmembrane protein 212 codes for MQSLHQAAGRILISLGALSVFSGVIAFFPVFSYKLWFTGWSVWIVCPIWNGALAITTGILLLLDHKEWTKRYLWEASFTFVILSMMGCPLHFAVALESVLLGPYCFYSFSRIAGTDYLGYAVAFPFPYASFPSACVDPLHYEEYHLTLQAFDLCLSFAMFCVSLTVFIKLSAGLIWKTHLHIQPSSFM; via the exons ATGCAGAGCCTACACCAGGCTGCTGGCCGAATTCTCATTTCCCTGGGGGCTCTCAGTGTATTCTCTGGAGTTATCGCtttcttccctgtcttttctTACAAGCTTTGGTTCACGGGATGGAGTGTCTGGATTGTTTGCCCCATCTGGAATGGAGCTTtg GCCATCACGACTGGTATACTTCTGCTGTTGGATCACAAAGAGTGGACCAAGAGATACCTG tgGGAAGCTAGTTTCACCTTTGTGATTCTGAGCATGATGGGATGTCCACTTCATTTTGCTGTAGCCTTGGAATCTGTTCTCCTTGGCCCATATTGCTTCTACTCGTTTTCAAGGATAGCAGGGACTGATTACCTTGGCTATGCAGTTGCCTTTCCTTTTCCATACGCAAGCTTCCCATCAGCTTGTGTGGACCCGCTGCACTATGAAGAGTACCACCTGACTCTTCAAGCCTTCGACCTGTGCCTGAGCTTTGCCATGTTCTGTGTGTCCTTGACAGTGTTCATCAAACTTTCTGCAGGACTGATCTGGAAGACACACTTACAT